In one window of Paraflavitalea soli DNA:
- a CDS encoding exopolysaccharide transport family protein, whose product MDLLYLLYSLLRKKWIIAGCTVLGLVAGFVFTLFQTKTYGSVAQYSTGFTMEQKVSIKEEAGLNIYEIDLRFNNVIETFKSPKVMGMLAYKVLLHDLEDLKPFRTLNEEQKKKNEYKLVNIEHAKQTLRRKVAAMELLNPFDPEEKKIFDLMYLYGYAPEYLQGKLFISRADRTDYLVILCRSEHPELSAYIANTLGQQFIRFFNSIYGVRNLESAAKLDSLAAAKKRTVDSLTEALKIFRIKIGTPNVADRASAAMTVVQGVTSNYQQEQAKLNNLRGELRSVESQIRDLSSQSSGNTFVNNNGAILALERENQNLEIQKNGKSDEEIRKLTDQIDANVKKIAQLKGAGSSNVDRQSRQNRTQNRQEDLVSRKTELEEQILAAEGNVRLFGKQKEEYEAITKTGGGDQVILDAQERDLRIASQEYEQLKKSMQSSLDLDINPQNNFKQILVAQPAFVAEPSKRSLVLGLCGMLMLFLSSFIIVALEFFDSSFKTPSIFQRATKLKLLSTLNKLNLKKKPLQDYLKDNDKEADREGEGGLFVENLRKLRFELTNTGKKIFLVTSTKPQEGKTTVIEALANSLSLTRKKVLVIDANFSNNTLTRKFEAKPSLEQFSFSGQGNVMDKFLGIKSMTTIPNTDLVGCTEGNYTPSEILPKNNLLEHLPRIAENYDFVFIEGAALNNHADSKELSASVDGIIAVFSAKSSLGQIDKDSIQYLNSTGDKFVGTILNNVEANNMDL is encoded by the coding sequence ATGGATTTGTTGTATTTATTGTATTCGCTGCTACGGAAGAAATGGATCATTGCCGGATGTACAGTTTTGGGGCTGGTAGCGGGTTTTGTGTTCACACTTTTTCAAACTAAGACCTACGGATCTGTTGCGCAATATTCCACTGGTTTTACCATGGAGCAGAAGGTAAGTATCAAGGAAGAAGCAGGCCTGAATATCTACGAGATCGATCTGCGCTTTAATAACGTAATTGAAACTTTCAAATCGCCCAAGGTAATGGGCATGCTTGCCTATAAGGTATTGTTGCATGACCTCGAAGACCTGAAGCCTTTCCGCACGCTGAATGAGGAGCAAAAGAAGAAAAACGAATATAAGCTGGTCAATATAGAGCATGCAAAGCAGACATTGCGCCGTAAAGTGGCCGCTATGGAGCTCCTGAATCCTTTTGATCCCGAAGAAAAAAAGATATTTGACCTGATGTATCTCTATGGGTACGCACCTGAATACCTGCAGGGTAAACTCTTTATCTCCCGGGCCGATCGTACGGATTACCTGGTGATCCTTTGCAGGTCAGAGCATCCCGAGTTGTCCGCCTATATTGCCAATACCCTCGGACAACAATTTATCCGCTTTTTTAACAGTATCTACGGCGTAAGGAACCTGGAGTCCGCTGCCAAGCTGGATAGCCTGGCTGCCGCCAAAAAGAGAACAGTAGACAGCCTGACCGAAGCGTTGAAGATTTTCCGGATAAAAATTGGTACGCCCAATGTTGCTGACAGGGCTTCTGCCGCTATGACGGTAGTACAGGGGGTGACCAGCAATTATCAGCAGGAACAGGCTAAACTGAATAATTTAAGGGGTGAATTGCGGTCTGTAGAATCTCAGATCAGGGATTTGAGCAGCCAAAGCTCCGGCAATACATTTGTCAATAACAATGGAGCGATTCTGGCCCTTGAAAGAGAGAACCAGAACCTCGAGATACAAAAGAATGGAAAGTCTGATGAAGAGATCAGGAAACTGACGGATCAGATCGATGCCAATGTGAAAAAGATTGCCCAACTGAAGGGGGCGGGCAGCAGCAATGTAGACCGGCAGAGCCGGCAAAACAGGACACAGAACCGCCAGGAAGACCTGGTTTCCCGTAAAACAGAGCTGGAAGAGCAGATACTGGCAGCAGAAGGTAACGTGAGGCTGTTTGGTAAGCAAAAAGAAGAATACGAAGCGATCACCAAAACAGGTGGCGGCGACCAGGTTATCCTGGATGCCCAGGAGCGCGATCTGCGCATTGCCTCCCAGGAGTATGAGCAGTTGAAAAAGAGCATGCAGTCCTCTTTGGACCTCGACATCAATCCACAGAACAACTTTAAGCAAATATTGGTGGCCCAGCCAGCTTTTGTGGCAGAGCCTTCAAAGCGTTCCCTGGTGCTGGGCCTTTGCGGTATGTTGATGTTATTCCTGTCATCCTTTATCATTGTGGCCCTGGAGTTCTTTGATTCTTCCTTCAAAACACCTTCTATATTCCAGCGGGCTACCAAACTGAAATTGCTCAGCACACTCAACAAGCTCAACCTGAAGAAAAAGCCCTTGCAAGACTATTTAAAAGATAATGACAAGGAAGCTGACAGGGAAGGAGAGGGTGGCCTTTTTGTTGAAAACCTGCGTAAGCTGCGGTTTGAACTGACCAATACAGGCAAAAAGATATTCCTGGTTACCAGCACCAAGCCCCAGGAAGGCAAGACCACGGTTATAGAAGCCCTGGCCAATAGCCTTAGCCTTACCAGGAAGAAAGTATTGGTAATAGATGCCAACTTTTCCAACAATACATTGACCCGCAAATTCGAAGCTAAACCCAGCCTGGAGCAGTTCAGCTTTTCGGGCCAGGGAAATGTGATGGATAAGTTTTTGGGCATAAAAAGCATGACTACCATCCCCAATACGGACCTGGTAGGATGCACCGAAGGCAATTATACCCCTTCAGAAATATTACCTAAGAACAACCTCCTGGAGCACCTGCCCAGGATCGCAGAGAACTATGACTTTGTTTTTATTGAAGGCGCCGCACTCAATAACCATGCAGATAGTAAAGAACTCTCTGCCAGTGTGGATGGTATAATAGCTGTTTTTTCGGCAAAATCTTCTTTAGGGCAAATTGATAAAGATTCTATCCAGTACCTCAATAGTACCGGCGATAAATTCGTGGGAACTATACTGAACAATGTGGAAGCTAATAATATGGATTTGTAG
- a CDS encoding acyltransferase family protein: MFNYLFNAQKILNRSRYPWIDYARGITILLVVYRHVFEGLGNVGEGSGSYAGLKYFNIFFFSFRMPLFFIVSGIFVGGSLVRKGIGDYIGNRFQTIFYPLIVWGSIQISLQLLFAGYANAEREPMNYLHLIIDPRKIEQFWYLNALFFVSVLYALVHWYGKVRPWQQLVLGVILYAVSGYCHIHQIHIGFLIDVSFFYLFFAVGHVFSDMVLNTKNHAILTSWRTTLIALPFFVLIQHYFTYLNLQHQDDYYVQYQQPAIFAITALLGGAFVIQVSFLLQKLDILRFLRVIGYHSLYIYVMHLMITAAVRNLLLKSFGVQNIPVLLVVSVTVGVILPVILYNIAERAGAWWLFSLKKPATAEAPEPRKDKAGKSIAIGS; encoded by the coding sequence ATGTTCAATTATTTATTTAACGCTCAAAAAATATTAAACAGGAGTCGTTACCCCTGGATAGATTATGCCAGGGGTATCACCATCCTGCTGGTAGTATACCGGCATGTATTTGAAGGATTAGGCAATGTGGGAGAAGGCTCGGGAAGTTATGCAGGATTAAAGTATTTCAATATCTTTTTCTTCAGTTTCCGGATGCCTTTATTCTTTATTGTTTCGGGTATTTTTGTAGGTGGTAGCCTCGTGCGCAAAGGTATTGGTGATTATATCGGAAACAGGTTCCAGACCATCTTTTACCCGTTGATAGTGTGGGGCAGTATCCAGATCTCCCTGCAGCTTTTATTTGCAGGGTACGCCAATGCAGAACGGGAGCCGATGAACTACTTACACCTGATCATCGATCCACGTAAGATCGAGCAGTTCTGGTACCTGAATGCCTTATTCTTTGTAAGCGTGTTGTATGCCCTGGTGCACTGGTATGGAAAGGTGAGGCCATGGCAGCAGCTGGTACTGGGCGTGATCCTCTATGCTGTTTCCGGCTATTGCCATATCCACCAGATCCATATAGGGTTTTTGATCGATGTGTCGTTCTTTTACCTGTTTTTTGCGGTCGGACATGTATTTTCGGATATGGTGCTGAACACGAAGAACCATGCTATCCTTACGTCCTGGCGTACCACCCTGATAGCCCTGCCGTTTTTTGTATTGATCCAGCATTATTTTACCTACCTCAACCTGCAGCACCAGGACGATTACTATGTACAATACCAGCAACCGGCTATTTTTGCCATCACAGCCCTGCTGGGCGGCGCTTTTGTGATCCAGGTATCGTTCCTGCTGCAAAAGCTCGATATCCTGCGTTTTTTGCGCGTAATAGGGTATCACTCCCTGTACATTTATGTGATGCACCTGATGATCACCGCAGCGGTCAGAAACCTGCTGTTGAAATCATTTGGTGTACAGAATATTCCGGTATTACTGGTCGTTAGTGTCACCGTAGGCGTCATTTTGCCGGTAATATTGTATAATATCGCGGAGCGTGCAGGCGCCTGGTGGCTGTTTTCCCTGAAAAAGCCTGCCACAGCCGAAGCGCCTGAACCGCGAAAGGATAAGGCCGGCAAAAGCATCGCAATAGGAAGTTAG
- a CDS encoding O-antigen ligase family protein → MDRKMATTVGVAILGFIAIGMSYITVLVDSKISIGIVSGVAGILIFLLCIMYPTVGYYATYIITLFLMFPQRLLNSAAVIPTGLIPEYLSYLTLLGVITRQEYKKEATSKFWNHGITIWIIVLLAYYLLEIANPAAASKLGWFNFFRKQVSFAAFFYMSYCFFNSRKAIEFFMKFWIILSTIEAVYACKQQWLGLFGWEQRWLMSDPDRVGLFINGGFVRRFGLLSDPASAGILYASSTVLLLVLALQSRIARQRTLYYVLAILHFMATSYTGTRTATLMVVAGIVFYCVLTLYEKRTLIFSGVFAFMLTALLVAPIYDNMIINRLRSTFEGSKDPSALVRDLNRKIAQPYVHSHPIGGGLNTSGLIGTMYNPGHFLSFIPPDSAYMQTMMEQGPIGLALLLIFYYVILRTGIRYFYRVRDPDLKAIYAANLVSVFSLMVAQYSQMAIGQYPNVLYFYSALAIFLKLHLYDSQKAEVN, encoded by the coding sequence ATGGACCGGAAAATGGCCACCACAGTGGGTGTCGCCATCCTGGGCTTCATAGCCATCGGCATGTCTTATATTACCGTACTGGTCGATTCGAAGATCAGTATTGGTATTGTGTCCGGCGTAGCCGGCATACTCATTTTCCTGCTGTGTATCATGTATCCTACCGTAGGATACTACGCTACCTATATTATTACATTATTTCTCATGTTTCCCCAACGGCTGTTGAATTCAGCCGCCGTGATCCCTACAGGATTGATCCCCGAATACCTCTCTTACCTTACTTTATTGGGCGTGATCACCCGGCAGGAATACAAAAAAGAAGCTACCAGTAAATTCTGGAACCATGGCATTACCATATGGATCATCGTCCTGTTGGCTTACTACCTGTTGGAGATTGCCAATCCCGCTGCTGCCAGTAAGCTTGGCTGGTTCAACTTCTTCCGCAAGCAGGTAAGCTTTGCCGCATTTTTTTACATGAGCTATTGCTTCTTTAATTCGCGCAAGGCCATTGAATTCTTTATGAAATTCTGGATCATACTCAGCACCATAGAAGCTGTGTATGCCTGTAAGCAGCAGTGGCTGGGGCTTTTCGGGTGGGAGCAGCGCTGGCTCATGTCCGATCCCGACCGGGTAGGCCTGTTTATCAACGGAGGCTTTGTACGTCGCTTCGGCCTCCTGTCCGACCCTGCTTCCGCAGGTATCTTATACGCCTCTTCAACCGTGCTTTTACTGGTGCTGGCCCTGCAATCGCGCATTGCCCGGCAGCGGACATTGTATTATGTGCTGGCTATTCTTCATTTCATGGCCACCAGTTATACCGGTACCCGCACAGCTACCCTGATGGTAGTGGCCGGCATTGTATTTTACTGCGTACTTACCTTGTATGAGAAACGTACCCTGATCTTCTCAGGCGTTTTTGCCTTTATGCTCACCGCACTGCTGGTAGCGCCTATCTATGACAATATGATCATCAACCGGTTGCGGTCTACCTTCGAAGGCTCCAAAGATCCCTCCGCCCTGGTAAGGGACCTGAACCGCAAAATAGCCCAGCCTTATGTGCACAGCCACCCGATCGGCGGGGGGCTCAACACATCCGGACTGATCGGCACCATGTACAATCCCGGTCACTTTCTGTCTTTTATTCCGCCAGACAGTGCCTATATGCAAACCATGATGGAGCAGGGCCCCATTGGCCTGGCCCTCTTGCTGATCTTTTATTATGTGATCCTGCGCACCGGCATCCGGTATTTTTACCGGGTGCGCGATCCTGATCTGAAAGCCATCTATGCCGCCAACCTGGTATCTGTTTTTAGCCTGATGGTGGCGCAGTATTCGCAAATGGCCATCGGTCAATATCCCAATGTGTTGTATTTTTATTCGGCCCTGGCCATTTTCCTGAAATTACACCTGTACGATTCACAAAAAGCTGAAGTAAACTAA
- a CDS encoding TolC family protein — translation MNKIFAGICLLMLTAAASEAQQPTGRNVSTYHANLDTSQITDIRERLVQLALQNPNFEIADRNVNIATYQLRKAKGSWLGALSASGNVNEYTINPSSAPSNQATLYPKYNFSLNLPLDFFTSRGNEVKIARENIYIANAQKNDQYRTIRKSVLSKYEDYLLHKEKLELITRMTQSEYTEYKLAEKDFSDGLVTPEVFKKAENAYYEQLMRKADFQRNFSIAKLELEQMIGVSIDDILGKK, via the coding sequence ATGAACAAAATATTTGCCGGCATTTGCTTACTGATGCTCACGGCCGCTGCCTCAGAAGCCCAACAACCCACCGGGCGCAATGTTTCTACCTACCATGCCAACCTGGATACCAGCCAGATCACCGATATCCGGGAAAGGCTGGTGCAGCTGGCTTTGCAGAACCCCAATTTTGAGATTGCCGACCGCAATGTGAATATAGCTACCTACCAACTCCGCAAGGCCAAAGGGAGCTGGCTGGGTGCTTTATCGGCTTCCGGCAACGTTAATGAATATACCATTAACCCCAGTAGCGCTCCTTCCAACCAGGCTACCCTGTACCCGAAATACAACTTTAGCCTCAACCTGCCACTGGACTTCTTTACCTCCAGGGGCAATGAAGTGAAGATTGCCCGGGAAAATATTTATATCGCCAATGCACAAAAGAACGACCAGTACCGCACTATCCGTAAATCGGTATTGTCCAAATATGAGGACTACCTGCTGCATAAGGAAAAGCTGGAATTGATCACCCGTATGACCCAATCGGAGTACACCGAATACAAACTGGCCGAGAAAGACTTCTCTGATGGATTGGTGACCCCCGAAGTGTTCAAGAAAGCTGAAAATGCCTACTATGAGCAATTGATGCGCAAAGCCGACTTTCAGCGGAATTTCAGCATTGCAAAATTGGAACTGGAACAAATGATTGGCGTAAGCATCGATGATATTCTCGGAAAAAAATAA
- a CDS encoding acyltransferase family protein has translation MTLTQPTIPQAASAAGAARTKVFFPNLDGLRFISFLVVFLHHCYLSFFSYLQTSSPVAFSIQSFLFKYGTLGVNFFFVLSGFLITYLLIREKEVTGTIHVGNFYIRRILRIWPLYYLCLFIGFVVFAMLKKMSGEVPQESANAWYYIFLIGNFDYLNTWPVKPDAILLSVLWSVCVEEQFYLAWPVILRWVPVRLYKYVFAAIILLSLVFRSFYTQHTEADHAVRYFHTLSLIGDMALGAMLAWLVSFPNKFRDLITNLSKPAIAFIYIGALCVTLGKEYIFPYGIPIIFERLVIGIFFALIIAEQNFAKNSLFKMSRFKLVSKLGVYTYGLYCLHLLGMYATVRLVVKLGWAEDQLWVAVASAVIALLLSVVISLGSYHLFEKWFLKWKDKFAFITK, from the coding sequence ATGACCCTCACCCAACCCACTATACCGCAGGCTGCCTCTGCAGCAGGCGCCGCCAGAACGAAAGTTTTCTTTCCCAATCTTGACGGGTTGCGGTTTATTTCTTTTTTGGTGGTATTCCTGCACCATTGCTACCTGTCTTTTTTCAGCTACCTGCAAACCTCATCCCCTGTTGCCTTTAGCATACAATCCTTTTTGTTTAAGTATGGCACCCTGGGCGTTAACTTCTTCTTTGTGCTCAGTGGATTCCTGATCACCTACCTGCTTATCCGGGAAAAAGAAGTAACCGGTACGATCCATGTAGGTAATTTTTATATACGCCGTATCCTGCGTATCTGGCCTTTGTATTACCTCTGCCTGTTCATTGGCTTTGTTGTATTTGCCATGCTTAAGAAAATGAGCGGGGAAGTGCCCCAGGAAAGCGCCAATGCCTGGTATTACATTTTCCTCATTGGCAATTTTGACTACCTCAATACCTGGCCCGTAAAGCCCGACGCCATTCTGTTGTCGGTACTGTGGTCCGTATGTGTGGAGGAGCAGTTTTACCTGGCCTGGCCCGTTATTCTCAGGTGGGTGCCCGTCAGGCTGTACAAATATGTATTTGCTGCCATCATCCTCCTGTCCCTCGTGTTCCGGTCGTTTTATACCCAGCATACCGAAGCCGATCATGCCGTACGCTATTTTCATACCCTGTCCCTGATCGGCGATATGGCCCTGGGCGCTATGCTGGCCTGGCTGGTATCATTCCCCAACAAGTTCAGGGATCTTATTACCAACCTTAGTAAACCGGCTATCGCGTTTATATATATCGGTGCTTTGTGCGTAACCCTGGGCAAAGAGTATATCTTTCCCTATGGTATACCCATCATTTTTGAACGCCTGGTGATCGGTATCTTCTTTGCCCTGATCATTGCTGAACAGAACTTTGCGAAGAACTCCCTCTTCAAAATGAGCCGGTTTAAGCTCGTTAGCAAACTGGGGGTTTACACGTACGGACTGTACTGCCTGCACTTGTTGGGCATGTATGCAACCGTAAGATTGGTGGTAAAATTGGGTTGGGCGGAAGACCAGCTATGGGTAGCAGTTGCATCTGCAGTGATCGCCCTGTTGCTGTCCGTTGTGATCAGCCTGGGGTCTTATCATTTGTTCGAGAAGTGGTTTTTGAAGTGGAAGGATAAATTCGCTTTCATTACCAAATAA
- a CDS encoding RNA polymerase sigma factor, with protein MPGTSDNNLMSDFHNNKPSAIQTIFSEYYASMVQYAHQLINDQQEAEEMVVNTFIKLIAMRRNFKTLADVKAFLLVTVRNACYDYLSCLDMERPSKKELLSLSDLVKTNKEGQPILFTTGMLLVLYEGINQLTPQCGEVFKLYFYNKMTTKDVAAQLDMPVKLVRAHKAKAVKFLRASLSQSLTITHSLN; from the coding sequence ATGCCTGGCACCTCTGATAACAACCTGATGTCTGACTTCCACAACAATAAGCCCTCGGCTATACAAACTATCTTCAGTGAATATTATGCTTCTATGGTGCAATATGCCCACCAGCTTATTAATGATCAGCAGGAAGCAGAGGAAATGGTGGTCAATACATTCATAAAACTGATAGCTATGCGCCGGAACTTCAAAACACTGGCCGATGTGAAAGCCTTCCTGCTCGTTACCGTGCGCAATGCCTGTTATGATTATTTAAGTTGCCTGGATATGGAGCGGCCTTCCAAAAAAGAATTGCTTTCCCTCTCTGATCTGGTGAAGACAAATAAGGAAGGTCAACCAATTCTCTTTACTACCGGGATGTTATTGGTATTGTATGAAGGCATCAATCAATTAACTCCCCAGTGCGGAGAGGTCTTCAAGTTATACTTCTACAACAAAATGACCACCAAAGACGTGGCTGCTCAATTGGACATGCCAGTCAAATTGGTTAGGGCACATAAGGCCAAAGCAGTCAAATTCCTGCGTGCCTCTCTTTCCCAAAGCCTTACGATAACCCACTCCCTCAATTGA
- a CDS encoding IS3 family transposase, which yields MKQHYPQAAIGTLCALFGKTRQAYYEHGWQAANGQLREELVLDLATQARKVLKKEGAVKLLGSLRPALQSHNITMGRDRFFKLLRKHNMLQKRKKNHARTTWSDHPYRKWPNLIKGLEALKPQQQWVSDITYLRTEKGFSYLSLITDAYSRKIVGYHVSQNLRVRGCLIALNKAIRSLKDYVPQSLIHHSDRGIQYCCDQYVNVLQTNQIRISMTQTGSPYENPVAERVNGILKTELDLDGTFEGYSQAIAATHKAIDRYNRLRQHMSCDNLTPDQAHLREGKLKKRWKTRKRKTKPDDQLNT from the coding sequence GTGAAACAGCACTATCCTCAGGCAGCGATAGGCACACTTTGCGCATTGTTTGGTAAAACAAGGCAGGCTTATTATGAACATGGATGGCAGGCGGCCAACGGGCAGTTGCGGGAAGAACTTGTATTGGACCTGGCAACACAAGCACGCAAAGTCTTAAAGAAAGAAGGCGCTGTAAAATTACTGGGCTCTCTGCGACCAGCCCTGCAGTCCCATAACATCACAATGGGCAGGGACCGGTTCTTTAAACTACTCAGAAAGCATAACATGCTGCAAAAGCGTAAAAAGAACCATGCCCGTACCACCTGGTCGGACCACCCTTATCGAAAATGGCCCAACCTGATCAAAGGGCTGGAAGCACTAAAGCCCCAGCAACAGTGGGTGAGTGATATTACCTATCTGCGTACCGAAAAGGGCTTTTCGTACCTCTCATTGATAACCGATGCCTACTCCAGAAAGATAGTCGGTTATCATGTAAGTCAGAACCTGCGGGTCCGGGGATGCCTTATAGCCCTGAACAAAGCTATAAGGTCCTTAAAAGACTATGTACCCCAAAGCCTTATCCACCACTCTGACAGAGGAATACAATACTGCTGTGACCAGTATGTAAATGTTTTACAAACTAATCAGATCCGCATCAGTATGACCCAGACAGGCAGCCCCTATGAAAATCCGGTAGCAGAAAGGGTAAATGGAATACTTAAAACTGAACTGGACCTGGATGGAACATTTGAAGGCTATAGCCAGGCAATAGCAGCTACCCATAAGGCCATTGACCGCTATAACAGGCTGCGCCAACATATGAGCTGTGATAACCTTACACCTGATCAGGCACATCTGAGAGAGGGAAAATTGAAAAAAAGATGGAAAACCAGAAAACGAAAAACAAAACCAGATGACCAACTAAATACTTAA
- a CDS encoding FAD-binding oxidoreductase: MQETVAIQGKLTTAIIEQFRQITGEGFVLLDEESLNNYGHDETEHLLFPPEVVIRPRTTEEISAIMKICNQHRIPVTPRGAGTGLSGGALPHLGGVLISTDRMNSILSIDERNLQVITEPGVITEVLQNAVKEKGLFYPPDPSSRGSCFIGGNIAENSGGPKAVKYGVVKDYVLNLEMVLPNGEVIWTGANVLKNSTGYNLTQLVVGSEGTLGIVTKIVLKLIPLPKYDLLMLVPFQSLEKAGEAVSAIFRAGFTPSALELVEIDALQIVSRFVDSSAVPVTEGTAAHLIIEVDGNHLDTLMIEMETIGTLLADFDAGEPYFADDAQQKAELWKLRRRAAEAVKIQGYTIEEDTVVPRAELPALIRGVKALGIEYNFKAVCYGHAGDGNLHIRIKKEGIANSNDDPEVIRGIRALFKLVHELGGTISGEHGIGLLQKNYLDIVFNETQLQLMRGIKKAFDPNNILNAGKIFD, encoded by the coding sequence ATGCAAGAAACAGTGGCTATACAGGGCAAGTTGACAACAGCGATCATTGAACAATTCCGGCAAATTACAGGCGAAGGTTTTGTGCTGCTCGACGAAGAATCCCTCAACAATTATGGACATGATGAAACTGAGCACTTATTATTTCCTCCTGAAGTAGTGATCCGTCCGCGTACCACGGAAGAAATTAGTGCGATCATGAAGATCTGTAACCAGCATCGGATACCCGTCACCCCCCGTGGCGCCGGTACCGGTTTGAGTGGCGGCGCCTTGCCCCACCTGGGTGGCGTATTGATCTCCACCGACCGCATGAACTCCATTTTATCCATTGATGAAAGGAACCTGCAGGTAATTACAGAACCCGGCGTCATCACAGAAGTATTGCAAAATGCCGTGAAGGAAAAAGGATTGTTCTATCCTCCTGATCCCAGCAGCCGCGGATCCTGCTTCATTGGTGGTAATATCGCCGAGAACAGCGGCGGACCTAAAGCTGTAAAATATGGTGTGGTAAAAGACTATGTGTTGAACCTGGAAATGGTATTACCCAATGGCGAGGTGATCTGGACAGGCGCCAATGTATTAAAAAACTCTACCGGCTACAACCTTACCCAACTGGTGGTGGGTAGCGAAGGCACCCTGGGTATTGTTACGAAGATCGTGCTGAAACTCATTCCCCTCCCTAAATACGACCTGCTGATGCTGGTTCCTTTCCAGTCACTGGAAAAGGCCGGTGAAGCGGTGAGCGCCATCTTCCGGGCCGGATTCACTCCCAGCGCCCTGGAACTGGTGGAAATTGATGCCCTGCAGATCGTGAGCCGTTTTGTAGACAGTTCGGCCGTGCCGGTTACCGAAGGCACAGCCGCCCACCTGATCATTGAAGTAGACGGCAACCACCTCGATACCCTGATGATCGAAATGGAGACTATTGGCACCCTGCTGGCCGATTTCGATGCGGGAGAGCCCTACTTTGCAGATGATGCCCAGCAGAAAGCGGAATTATGGAAACTGCGTCGCCGGGCAGCGGAGGCAGTAAAAATACAAGGGTACACCATTGAAGAAGATACCGTGGTGCCCCGCGCCGAACTGCCCGCTCTCATACGCGGCGTAAAAGCATTGGGAATTGAGTACAACTTCAAGGCCGTATGTTATGGCCATGCCGGCGATGGCAACCTCCACATCCGCATCAAAAAGGAAGGGATAGCCAATAGCAACGATGATCCGGAAGTGATCAGGGGTATCCGTGCCTTGTTTAAGCTGGTACACGAACTGGGTGGTACCATCAGCGGAGAACATGGCATCGGCCTTTTGCAGAAAAACTACCTGGACATCGTCTTTAATGAGACCCAGCTCCAGCTCATGCGCGGTATCAAGAAAGCATTCGATCCCAATAATATCCTGAACGCGGGAAAAATATTTGATTAG
- a CDS encoding LOG family protein codes for MKIEAVAVFCGSKTGKNPVFNQHAAELGKLISMLDMKLVYGGGKKGLMGTIADAVLAHGGKVMGVIPKLLIEWEHQHEGLTELAVVSDMHTRKRTMYDMCDAAIVLPGGFGTLDELFEMVTWNQLKIHDKKIYILNSAGFYNHLINHLKQMQKEGFLYEAVEERIIVCDTPVEIFNTIS; via the coding sequence ATGAAGATAGAAGCAGTAGCGGTTTTCTGCGGATCAAAGACGGGCAAAAACCCGGTATTCAATCAACATGCAGCAGAACTTGGCAAACTGATTTCCATGCTCGATATGAAGCTGGTATATGGTGGTGGAAAAAAAGGACTGATGGGCACGATCGCAGATGCGGTATTGGCGCATGGCGGAAAAGTAATGGGTGTCATTCCCAAGTTATTGATCGAATGGGAACACCAGCATGAAGGGCTCACGGAACTGGCTGTTGTATCAGATATGCATACGCGTAAGCGTACGATGTACGACATGTGTGATGCCGCCATTGTATTACCCGGCGGCTTTGGCACGCTGGATGAGTTGTTTGAGATGGTGACCTGGAACCAGTTGAAAATACACGATAAGAAAATCTATATACTCAATTCAGCCGGCTTTTACAATCACCTGATCAATCACCTGAAGCAAATGCAAAAAGAAGGCTTCTTATATGAAGCGGTGGAGGAACGTATCATCGTATGCGATACGCCGGTAGAGATCTTTAATACTATTAGTTGA